The DNA window GCCATGtacggggggcggggggggcccCCTTCCTGGGCTCGGGAGGCTCTGGAGTCCGTGGGAATCACCCTGGGCTGAGGGGAACCCCCCCGGATCCCTGGGGAAcccccctggatccctggggaACCCCCCCCCGATCCCTGGGGAACCCCCCCAGCCAGAAcctcccccattcccaggggAAATCTGTCCCAGTTCCCTCCCCCCACTGtgtatttttatactttttttgtggtttttttaccattttggggtttttaagggGTGGGAAATAAAAGAATTTGGAAGGGAAATGGCTCACGTGGTTCCAGGTGGGGCCGGGGACACATTTTGGGGACTCGGGAATGGGGTGGAGCtctgggggtcccgggtggggggaggggagtTCCTGCTGTGACAttcctgctgttcccagccccttcccacgGTGGCCTTTGTCCCTTTGTCCCACCCAGCTGGGATGTGGCTGGGGGGGGACAGGAACGGACCCTGACTGGTGGCACCTTGGGGTCCCTGGTCCCTGTCACCTCTGGGCCCACGGTGgcacctgggggtccctggTCCCCGTCACCTCTGGGCCCACGGTGGCACCTGGGGGTCCCCGTCACCTCTGGGCCCACGGTGGCACCTGGGGGTCCCCGTGAGCTCTGGGGCCACAGTGgcacctgggggtccctgtcacCTCTGGGCCCACGGTGGCACCTGGGAGTCCCTGTGAGCTCTGGGGCCACGGTGgcacctgggggtccctggTCCCTGTCACCTCTGGGCCCACGGTGGCACCTGGGGGTCCCCGTCACCTCTGGGGCCACGGTGgcacctgggggtccctgtcacCTCTGGGCCCACGGTGGCACCTGGGGGTCCCCGTCACCTCTGGGGCCACGGTGgcacctgggggtccctgtcacCTCTGGGCCCACGGTGgcacctgggggtccctgtcacCTCTGGGCCCATGGTGGCACCTGGGGGTCCCCGTCACCTCTGGGCCCACGGTGGCACCTGGGGGTCCCCGTCACCTCTGGGCCCACGGTGGCACCTGGGGGTCCCCGTGAGCTCTGGGCCCACGGCGGCACCTGGGGGTCCCCGTGAGCTCCGGGGCCACGGTGGCACCTGGGGGTCCCCGTCACCTCTGGGCCCACGGTGGCACCTGGGAGTCCCTGTGAGCTCTGGGGCCACGGTGGCACCTGGGGGTCCCCGTCACCTCTGGGCCCACGGTGGCACCTGGGGGTCCCCGTCACCTCTGGGCCCATGGTGgcacctgggggtccctgtgagCTCTGGGCCCACGGTGGCACCTGGGGGTCCCCGTCACCTGTTTGTGGCAGCCATGGTGCCGGTGTGGTGGCACCTCTGTGGCCAAGGTGCACCTGGATGTCCATGGTGACACGTGTTCAGTGACACCTGCGGGTCCTTGGTGACACCTGTTTGGTGGCCCCTGTGTAGCCGCAGGAGGAAGTTTGAGGAGGGCTGGGTGTGGCCCGGAGGGCGTGGCCCGGGCCGGGTGTGGCACCTGCGTCACCTGTGCCCTCTCATTTCTACCCCTGCTGGGCACCGCGGCCACAGAGCCACGGCGGGcgggatactgggagcactgggaagggctgggatctGCACCTGGAGTTaactgggagccactgggagCCACTGTGAGTGACTGGACAcaactgggagttactgggagcattgggaagggctgggagctgcacgTGGAGTTAACTGGGAGCCACTGCAAGtgactgggacacactgggagttactgggagacactgggaagggctgagagcCACCAGGAATGGCTGTGACACACTGGGACTCGCTGGGAGAcactgggaagagctgggagcagcacctggggttaactgggagccactgggacacactggtagtcactgggacacactgggaagggctgggagcagcacctgGGGTTAACtaggagccactgggacacactgggagtcactgggacacactgggaagggctgggagtaGCACCTGGGGTTaactgggagccactgggacacactgggagtcactgggacacactgggaagggctgggagcagcacctggggttaactgggagccactggggggactgggaaaggctgggggaactgggaagggCTGAACGTGGCACCTGGAcaaactgggaggaactgggaaagGTGGTGTGGCAAAGCCTGGGGCGAACTGGGAAAGCCCAGGGGTGAACTGGGCAGAGCTGGACTcagccccaggacccccagagcTCCCCGGAGACCCCAAACTGGTCTGACTGGTGGAACTGGCGGGCCTCCGGCGGCGCCTCCTGCCCTTATCGCGTCCGGAGCCTTATCAGGACCCAGAATGGtgggggggagagggggaaacCAGGAATGGGGAGGAGGCACGGGGGGAATCCGGGAACGGGGAAGGGGCACGGGGGGGATCCGGGaatggggagggggcacaggggggggtctgggaatggggagggggagagagggaagatTCCAGaatgggagagggagagggagtaTCCCTGACAGGGAGGGACAAGGGGACCCTGgaatggggagggggcagggacGGAGGGGGGCAGGAGGTTGGGTGTCCAGCAGAGGGGGGTGGGGTCTCCGTGCCCAGGGTGGGGCCCCTGTGGATGCtgagggggtgcagggggggtTTGGGCACCCAGGAAGCCTCAGGTGGGCACTTGGCCAGGGGGTCTGGGTGGGATCGTGGTGCCAGGGGGATTGGGGTGCTCATGGAATGGGATCTGGGAGGGATTGGGGTGCTCAGGGAGCGGGATCTGGGTGGGATTGGGGTGCTCATGGAATGGGATCTGGGTGGGATTGGGGTGCTCAGGGAATGGGATCTGGGAGGGATTGGGGTGCTCAGGGAGCGGGATCTGGGTGGGATTGGGGTGCTCATGGAATGGGATCTGGGAGGGATTGGGGTGCTCAGGGAGCGGGATCTGGGTGGGATTGGAGTGCTCAGGGAGCAGGATCTGGGTGGGATTGGGGTGCTCATGGAATGGGATCTGGGAGGGATTGGGGTGCTCAGGGAGCGGGATCTGGGTGGGATTGGGGTGCTCAGGGAGCGGGATCTGGGTAGGATCCCGGTGCCGGTGGGATTTGAGTGCCAGGATTTGGGCACGGCAGGATTGGGATGCCCAGGCAGTGGGATGGCGGTGCCAGCAGGGGCTGGTGGTGCCAGCCCTCCCCGGTGCCGAGCCCACCGCGAGCCCCTCTCCCACCCCGCAGGTCAACCATGAAGCTGCCTCCGAGCTGCcgcctgctcctgctgccggtGGCCGCGGCGCTgaccctgctggccctgcacgcCCGGCACTCggtgccccctcccagcaccaccgCCCCTCCCAGCCCGACCCCGCGCCCCGGCAACGCCACGgagccgccgcggccgccgcggcACCCGCTGCAGCCGCCGTACCCGTACCCCTACCGCTTCCTGCTGAACCACCCCGACAAGTGCCGGGAGCGGGCGCCgttcctggtgctgctggtggtgacGTCCCCGGCCGACCTGGCCGCGCGCGACGCCGTGCGCCGCACCTGGGGCGACGAGAGCGCCGTGCCGGGGCTGACGGTGCTGCGGCTCTTCCTGCTCGGCGTGCACCCCGTGTTCGGCGCCGAGCTGCGCCCcgtgctgcaggaggaggacgCGCTGCACGGGGACCTCCTGCAGCAGGACTTCCTGGACACCTACAACAACCTCACGCTCAAGACGCTGATGGGGCTGGAGTGGGTGAGCCGCTTCTGCCCCAACGCCAGCTACGTGATGAAGGCCGACCACGACGTCTTCCTCAACCTGGAGTACCTGGCGGGGCTGCTGCGGCCGCCCAGGACCGACTTCCTGACGGGCTACGTGTACCGCTGGACCGGGCCGCTGCGGAACCGCGCCTACAAGTGGTTCGTGCCGCGCGAGGTGTACCCCAACGACACCTACCCGCCCTACTGCGGCGGGCCCGCCTACGTGCTCTCGGGGGACCTGGCGCTGCGCGTCTTCGGCGTGGCGCAGACGCTGCCCGTCATCAACATGGAGGACGCCTTCGTGGGCATCTGCCTGCACGCGCTGGGCGTGGCCGTCACCGACCCGCCGCCCGGCGCCTTCACCATGTACCGGCTGGACTACGACAGGTGCCGCTTCTCCCGGCTCGTCATGGTGCACCACTACGGGCCCCGGGAGCTGCTCCGGGTGTGGCCGCACTTCCGCAACGCGTCCGTCAAGTGTCCCTAGGGCGGGGACGCGCCGGGCTCTGCCCGGTGTCCCTTTCCACTGACTGTCACTGGGAGCCGCTGGTTGTAACTGGGATCTCTCGGTGTTGCCGGGATCCACTGTCTGTAACTGGGATCTCTTGGTGTCACTGGGATCTCCCGGTGTCACCGGGAtccactggtgtcactgggatcCAACTGGCTGTAGCTGGGATCCATTGACTGTAAATGGGATCCACTGGTGTCATCAGGATCCACTGGTGTCACCGGGATCTACTGACTGTAACTGGGATCTCCCAGTGTCACTGGGATCCACTGGCTGTAACTGGGAtccactggtgtcactgggatcTCTTGGTGTCACTGGGATCTCCCGGTGTCACCGGGAtccactggtgtcactgggatcCAACTGGCTGTAGCTAGGATCCATTGACTGTAAACGGGAtccactggtgtcactgggatcTACTGACTGTAACTGGGATCTCCTGGTGCTGTCTCCGGAGCAGCCGCTGAACCTCGGGGTCCCCCTGAGGATGTTCCTGTCCCTCTGAGCCGCcggagcagctgctccatccaTTCACCCGAGTCGTTGTTTGGTTATCGAGGATCCATAGGGGCTGGGATCCGCCCGGATCCGGGATCTGCCGCGCCGCGTTAACTTATATCCgatgtttttaataaaaggccTGGAGCCTCGTCTGTGCTGCTGCCGCCATCCCGACGGATCCGGGTGGGGAAGGGGCCCTGGCGCTGGAATGTGCCTCGCTCTGGACAGCATTCCCGGTGTTTGCCAGGCCGTGCCCCGCTCCAGGCgccattcccggtgttttcTGGGGTGTGCCGCATCCCAGGCGCCATTCCCGGTGTTTGCCAGGCCGTGCGCCATTCCCGGTGTTTGCCAGGCCGTGCCCCGCTCCAGGCGCCATTCCCGGTGTTTGCCAGGCCGTGCCCCGCTCCAGGCGCCATTCCCGGTGTTTGCCAGGCCGTGCCCCGCTCCAGGCACCGTTCCCGGTGTTTCCCGGGATGTGCCGCATTCCAGGCAGTGTTCCCGGTGTTTCCTGAGGTCTGGTTCCAGCACACAACGATCCAGAACCACCGGCACGAGGTTCATCCAAAGGAGCCACGAAGCCCCAGTTCAACCCCAGTTTAGCCCCAGAGTACCCCCATTTTAGCCCCAGTTTGGCCCCAGAGTACCCCCATTTTAGCCCCAGTTTAGCCCCAGTTTAACCCCAGTTTGGTCCCAGTTCAGCCCCACTTCAACCCCAGTTTGGCCCCAGTTCAGCCCCACTTCAACCCCAGTACTCTGCACTTAAGGGGTTTAAGGGACAAATACTTGGAAtttaggtttcttttttttatgaGAATCCTCCCAGTATGGGGGTTTGGAGGTGCAGAACAATGCATTGGGAGCCCGAAccatcccaaattttgggtttATTCACCTTCTCcaccccccctcctcccccgACCCCTTCCCCAAAAAaactgaaaccaccaaagccAGAAAATACCGAAAAAAGCTCCTTTTTAACGCACTTCACAAAAGCAGAACAACAAGGGCCCGTCCCCCAGCCGGGGCCTGGGAAAAGGCTCCAGAAATGGATCGACTTCCccgaaaaaaacccaaaaaaacaaaaaaaaaaaaaacaacaaaaaaaaaaaccaaaataataataataatcctaTTTAGACCAAGTCGTCGTGGCAACTACGACCCATTAAATAGAGGCCCAGGGGCGGCGGGCACGGGACGGCCGCCGGTGACGGGTCACACAGAGCAATGGGGTTGGGGGGAAAGGGGATAAAACCGGGAGGATCCCGGGGGCAGCGCGGCGGGACACGGGGGTTTATCTGTACTGGTAACTCATGCTGTGCTCGTTCCTGCCGTATCCGCCCTGGGACGCCTGGTAGGAGCTGGGGGGGCCGCTGTAGTTCTGGGAACCCGGGGAGTTGTAGTTGGACTGGGAGGAGTATCCGCCTGCGGAGAGCAccgggaggaagaggaggaggaggaagagggaggaatTAGGGTCGCcgtggagctggagcagggcccCAAACCCGGCGGCGCGGGGGTGTCAATACTGACCTGCCTTACCTTGGTACGAGGAGCCCCCGCCCCCGGAGCCCCCGTAGCCCCCGTGGGAGCCCGAGTTGTAGGAGCCGCCCCCGGAGTAGTTGttgccgccgccgcggccgctgTTGCCGCTGTaacctgggaatggggaaaaagtGGGGATGAGGACGTGGGCAGGGACCCCCAGCACCCTCAGGGCGCTCGGTTCAACTAAGCCAAGCCCTCCTCAAGAGCCTGGAATTCCAGGAGGATTTGGGTGCGGAGGGATCTTTATCCCACCCTGCCGCCCTGCCAGGAGCATTCTGAGCCATGGATTATCCCCTAGGaatgtgcccagggctgggcacccaccccctctgtcccctctccctgttaCTCATCCCAGCTCCAGTCCCAAATCCCTCTTTTCGACCAAACCCCCCCTTAttggcagctccagctcctgggagGGGCGGGAAGAACCCCCTGGAgctccctccccagcacagaggggTCACCAGGGccccctccagctgctccagagacCGCCCTGTAACAACTCTGACCCAAAAGCCCTTTGGGATCAAATCCAACGTCAACCCTCAACTCCAAACCTTTCCCACCCACAGCTGCCCCTCTCCACTCACTGTATTTGCTCTCGTAGTTGTAGTCGGAGCTGCCGCCGGGCGAGTTGTAGGAGTTGGAGTAGGAGTAGCCGCCCTGGCCGTGGCCGTAGCCCTTCTGCTTGCCCTGCCCGGGGCCGTAGCCGCCGTACTGGCCCTGCCCGTAgggctgctggccctggtgTGTGGCGTAGCCGGAGCCGTACGAGGCCTTCTGGCCGCCgccgtgctgctgcttcttgccgCCGTGCTTGGGCGGCGCGGGGGCCGTGTAGCCGTCCCCGCCCTGGTAGTAGGAGCCGTAGCCcgaggagccgccgccgccccccgagTTGGAGTGGCCGCCGTTGCTGTAGAACTGGCCTGGACAGAGAGAGGAGGGTCAGCGCTCCCGGGGGGCTCAGCCCCTCCGGAGGGGGAGGAGGTCCTGCGAGGCCGAGCGTGACCCGGAGCTGATGGAGACCCCTCGGCTCGCCGGGACCCCAGTGGGACCCCCCGTAAGTGCAGCAGAACCCACCCCCGTGGATCTGTCCCTGTGATTCCACTCCCATCCAGACCCCCCCACCTGGATCCATCCCTGTGATTCCAGCAGGATCCACCCGGATCCATCGCTGTGATTCCAGCAGGATCTCCCATCTGGATCCATCCCTGTGATTCCAGCAGGATCCACCTGGATCCATCGCTGTGATTCCAGCAGGATCTCCCATCTGGATCCATCCCTGTGATTCCAGCAGGATCCACCTGGAGCCATCCCTGTGATTCCAGCAGGATCCATCTCTGTGATTCCAGCAGATCTCCCATGTGGATCCATCCTATGATTCCAGCAGATCTCCCATGTGGATCCATCCCTGTGATTCCAGCAGATCTCCCATGTGGATCCATCCTATGATTCCAGCAGGATCTCCTATCTGGATCCATCCCTGTGATTCCAGCAGGATCCATCTCTGTGATTCCAGCAGATCTCCCATGTGGCTCCATCCCTGTGACTCCAGCAGGATCCACCTGGATCCATCTCTGTGATCC is part of the Anomalospiza imberbis isolate Cuckoo-Finch-1a 21T00152 unplaced genomic scaffold, ASM3175350v1 scaffold_61, whole genome shotgun sequence genome and encodes:
- the LOC137467387 gene encoding beta-1,3-galactosyltransferase 2-like, with the translated sequence MKLPPSCRLLLLPVAAALTLLALHARHSVPPPSTTAPPSPTPRPGNATEPPRPPRHPLQPPYPYPYRFLLNHPDKCRERAPFLVLLVVTSPADLAARDAVRRTWGDESAVPGLTVLRLFLLGVHPVFGAELRPVLQEEDALHGDLLQQDFLDTYNNLTLKTLMGLEWVSRFCPNASYVMKADHDVFLNLEYLAGLLRPPRTDFLTGYVYRWTGPLRNRAYKWFVPREVYPNDTYPPYCGGPAYVLSGDLALRVFGVAQTLPVINMEDAFVGICLHALGVAVTDPPPGAFTMYRLDYDRCRFSRLVMVHHYGPRELLRVWPHFRNASVKCP